A genomic window from Struthio camelus isolate bStrCam1 chromosome 2, bStrCam1.hap1, whole genome shotgun sequence includes:
- the LOC104139075 gene encoding histamine H3 receptor isoform X1, protein MSCCCHDKESELTWTHSMHNSSAAALQTTGTCNETVSPQPSSSEFSLGVLVLLAVLMVLLALITVLGNALVILAFITDRNLRHRSNYFFLNLAISDFAVGAFCIPLYIPYGLTGKWHLGRSLCKLWLVMDYLVCTASVFNIVLISYDRFLSVTKAVSYRVQQGAASNPVVKMVAIWVLAFLLYCPTVLFWERVAGYSVVAEEQCHAEFFSNWYFLLCASTLEFFVPLLLVSYFNVHIFQNIQKRQRHGSMQEGEPPKSSSLSWRTCLLPRQGVSSSEAEDSVSSSMRPKKVSLTESSPPSRGNSVTPENDLSASFHAKTSSKLQQDKKIAKSLAIIVCVFAVCWAPYTLLMIIRGACQGTCVHNSLYEITFWLLWLNSALNPFLYPLCHMKFRMAFMKILCPKKLSTLRSRNTPSF, encoded by the exons ATGAGCTGTTGCTGCCATGATAAGGAG AGTGAACTGACCTGGACGCACAGCATGCACAACAGCAGCGCTGCAGCTCTGCAAACGACTGGAACGTGTAACGAGACCGTGTCCCCACAGCCATCGAGCTCGGAGTTTTCGCTGGGTGTGTTGGTGCTCCTGGCTGTCCTTATGGTGTTGCTAGCTCTGATCACAGTCCTTGGGAACGCCTTGGTGATCCTTGCTTTCATAACGGACAGAAACCTCAGGCATCGGAGCAATTATTTCTTTCTCAATCTTGCTATTTCTGACTTTGCAGTGG GTGCTTTTTGTATACCTTTGTACATCCCTTATGGCCTGACAGGGAAGTGGCACTTGGGAAGAAGCCTGTGCAAACTCTGGCTAGTTATGGACTATCTTGTGTGCACAGCTTCAGTGTTTAATATTGTCCTTATCAGCTATGACCGTTTCCTGTCAGTTACAAAAGCT gtaTCTTACAGAGTCCAGCAGGGAGCGGCCTCCAACCCTGTTGTGAAGATGGTGGCCATCTGGGTCTTGGCCTTCCTCCTCTACTGCCCGACGGTTCTCTTCTGGGAGCGTGTGGCCGGCTACAGCGTGGTCGCGGAGGAGCAGTGCCATGCTGAGTTCTTCAGCAACTGGTACTTCCTCCTGTGTGCCTCCACCTTGGAGTTCTTTGTGCCGCTGCTCTTGGTGAGCTATTTCAACGTGCACATCTTCCAGAATATCCAGAAGCGCCAGAGACATGGCAGCATGCAGGAGGGTGAACCTCCGAAGAGCAGCAGCCTGTCTTGGAGAACTTGCCTCTTGCCAAGGCAAGGAGTGTCGTCTTCAGAAGCAGAGGACAGTGTTTCTTCCTCTATGAGGCCAAAGAAAGTGTCTTTAACTGAAAGCTCACCTCCATCCAGAGGCAATTCTGTAACCCCAGAGAATgatctttctgcttctttccatgCAAAGACCAGCTCAAAACTGCAGCAGGACAAGAAAATTGCGAAGTCGCTTGCCATAATTGTGTGCGTCTTTGCCGTCTGCTGGGCCCCGTATACGTTACTAATGATTATTCGTGGAGCCTGCCAAGGAACGTGTGTCCATAACTCCTTGTATGAAATTACCTTTTGGCTTTTGTGGCTCAATTCTGCTTTGAACCCATTTCTCTACCCTCTCTGTCACATGAAGTTTCGAATGGCTTTCATGAAAATATTATGTCCCAAAAAGCTTTCAACATTGAGATCACGTAACACGCCTTCTTTTTAG
- the LOC104139075 gene encoding histamine H3 receptor isoform X2: MHNSSAAALQTTGTCNETVSPQPSSSEFSLGVLVLLAVLMVLLALITVLGNALVILAFITDRNLRHRSNYFFLNLAISDFAVGAFCIPLYIPYGLTGKWHLGRSLCKLWLVMDYLVCTASVFNIVLISYDRFLSVTKAVSYRVQQGAASNPVVKMVAIWVLAFLLYCPTVLFWERVAGYSVVAEEQCHAEFFSNWYFLLCASTLEFFVPLLLVSYFNVHIFQNIQKRQRHGSMQEGEPPKSSSLSWRTCLLPRQGVSSSEAEDSVSSSMRPKKVSLTESSPPSRGNSVTPENDLSASFHAKTSSKLQQDKKIAKSLAIIVCVFAVCWAPYTLLMIIRGACQGTCVHNSLYEITFWLLWLNSALNPFLYPLCHMKFRMAFMKILCPKKLSTLRSRNTPSF, encoded by the exons ATGCACAACAGCAGCGCTGCAGCTCTGCAAACGACTGGAACGTGTAACGAGACCGTGTCCCCACAGCCATCGAGCTCGGAGTTTTCGCTGGGTGTGTTGGTGCTCCTGGCTGTCCTTATGGTGTTGCTAGCTCTGATCACAGTCCTTGGGAACGCCTTGGTGATCCTTGCTTTCATAACGGACAGAAACCTCAGGCATCGGAGCAATTATTTCTTTCTCAATCTTGCTATTTCTGACTTTGCAGTGG GTGCTTTTTGTATACCTTTGTACATCCCTTATGGCCTGACAGGGAAGTGGCACTTGGGAAGAAGCCTGTGCAAACTCTGGCTAGTTATGGACTATCTTGTGTGCACAGCTTCAGTGTTTAATATTGTCCTTATCAGCTATGACCGTTTCCTGTCAGTTACAAAAGCT gtaTCTTACAGAGTCCAGCAGGGAGCGGCCTCCAACCCTGTTGTGAAGATGGTGGCCATCTGGGTCTTGGCCTTCCTCCTCTACTGCCCGACGGTTCTCTTCTGGGAGCGTGTGGCCGGCTACAGCGTGGTCGCGGAGGAGCAGTGCCATGCTGAGTTCTTCAGCAACTGGTACTTCCTCCTGTGTGCCTCCACCTTGGAGTTCTTTGTGCCGCTGCTCTTGGTGAGCTATTTCAACGTGCACATCTTCCAGAATATCCAGAAGCGCCAGAGACATGGCAGCATGCAGGAGGGTGAACCTCCGAAGAGCAGCAGCCTGTCTTGGAGAACTTGCCTCTTGCCAAGGCAAGGAGTGTCGTCTTCAGAAGCAGAGGACAGTGTTTCTTCCTCTATGAGGCCAAAGAAAGTGTCTTTAACTGAAAGCTCACCTCCATCCAGAGGCAATTCTGTAACCCCAGAGAATgatctttctgcttctttccatgCAAAGACCAGCTCAAAACTGCAGCAGGACAAGAAAATTGCGAAGTCGCTTGCCATAATTGTGTGCGTCTTTGCCGTCTGCTGGGCCCCGTATACGTTACTAATGATTATTCGTGGAGCCTGCCAAGGAACGTGTGTCCATAACTCCTTGTATGAAATTACCTTTTGGCTTTTGTGGCTCAATTCTGCTTTGAACCCATTTCTCTACCCTCTCTGTCACATGAAGTTTCGAATGGCTTTCATGAAAATATTATGTCCCAAAAAGCTTTCAACATTGAGATCACGTAACACGCCTTCTTTTTAG
- the LOC104139076 gene encoding histamine H3 receptor: MHNSSAAALQTTGTCNETVSPQPSSSEFSLGVLVLLAVLMVLLALITVLGNALVILAFITDRNLRHRSNYFFLNLAISDFAVGAFCIPLYIPYSLTGKWLLGRGVCKIWLLMDYLLCTASVFNIVLISYDRFLSVTKAVSYRVQQGAASNPVVKMVAIWVLAFLLYCPAVLFWERVAGYSVVAEEQCHAEFFSNWYFLLCASTLEFFVPLLLVSYFNVHIFQNIQKRQRHGSMQEGEPPKSSSLSWRTCLLPRQGVSSSEAEDSVSSSMRPKKVSLVTESSSPSRGNSVTPENDLSASFHAKTSSKLQQDKKIAKSLAIIVCVFAVCWAPYTLLMIIRGACQGTCVHNSLYEITFWLLWLNSALNPFLYPLCHMKFRMAFMKILCPKKLSTLRSSSF; the protein is encoded by the exons ATGCACAACAGCAGCGCTGCAGCTCTGCAAACGACTGGAACGTGTAACGAGACCGTGTCCCCACAGCCATCGAGCTCGGAGTTTTCGCTGGGTGTGTTGGTGCTCCTGGCTGTCCTTATGGTGTTGCTAGCTCTGATCACAGTCCTTGGGAACGCCTTGGTGATCCTTGCTTTCATAACGGACAGAAACCTCAGGCATCGGAGCAATTATTTCTTTCTCAATCTTGCTATTTCTGACTTTGCAGTGG GTGCATTCTGCATACCTCTGTACATCCCTTACAGCCTCACAGGGAAATGGCTATTGGGAAGAGGAGTCTGCAAGATCTGGCTACTTATGGACTATCTTCTGTGCACGGCTTCAGTATTTAACATTGTTCTTATCAGCTATGACCGTTTCCTATCTGTTACTAAAGCT gTATCTTACAGAGTCCAGCAGGGAGCGGCCTCCAACCCTGTTGTGAAGATGGTGGCCATCTGGGTCTTGGCCTTCCTCCTCTACTGCCCGGCGGTTCTCTTCTGGGAGCGTGTGGCCGGCTACAGCGTGGTCGCGGAGGAGCAGTGCCATGCTGAGTTCTTCAGCAACTGGTACTTCCTCCTGTGTGCCTCCACCTTGGAGTTCTTTGTGCCACTGCTCTTGGTGAGCTATTTCAACGTGCACATCTTCCAGAATATCCAGAAGCGCCAGAGACATGGCAGCATGCAGGAGGGTGAACCTCCGAAGAGCAGCAGCCTGTCTTGGAGAACTTGCCTCTTGCCAAGGCAAGGAGTGTCGTCTTCAGAAGCAGAGGACAGTGTTTCTTCCTCTATGAGGCCAAAGAAAGTGTCTTTGGTAACTGAAAGTTCATCTCCATCCAGAGGCAATTCTGTAACCCCAGAGAATgatctttctgcttctttccatgCAAAGACCAGCTCAAAACTGCAGCAGGACAAGAAAATTGCGAAGTCGCTTGCCATAATTGTGTGCGTCTTTGCCGTCTGCTGGGCCCCGTATACGTTACTAATGATTATTCGTGGAGCCTGCCAAGGAACGTGTGTCCATAACTCCTTGTATGAAATTACCTTTTGGCTTTTGTGGCTCAATTCTGCTTTGAACCCATTTCTCTACCCTCTCTGTCACATGAAGTTTCGAATGGCTTTCATGAAAATATTATGTCCCAAAAAGCTTTCAACATTGAGATCAAGctctttttag